The Apium graveolens cultivar Ventura chromosome 10, ASM990537v1, whole genome shotgun sequence nucleotide sequence AACTTTGGCTAcacaaaaataattaaattactATCGGTATAACTTCATGGATTTTAATTCAAGTTTGTTAGGGTTGTATGTGGCCTCAATTCTCAGGGAAAATGACGTGCAATCTATAATACAAATGGGAATCTCTTTGGTGAAAGCTTAAGATGGAGCCAATTCCAATCTATATGTACATAAATTTTCTTTTTTGCAATGGATATCGTAATATGATCTCTTTCAACCTCCACCTCGACAAAGTAGTTTTTAGTTTGTGATTTTCCCGGAGATATAGATAATGATGGTCATGGTCACATTACTGAGTATAACGGCTATATTGCATTCATTATTACATACTAGCTTTACAACCCCTGCCATGCACGGgtcttcattaatatttttatattatttaaatttaaaattataataaatttctttTGGATCATTACCGTTTAttatatttctaaataataatataaatatttgttgttggcgaGATTCGAACGTGAATCTTGGGTaatgtataaataataatataaatatttgttgttggtgggGTTCGAACCAGGGAGTTTtggtagtgtataaataataatctATATAATTGTTGTTGGCAGGGTTCGAACCTGGGAGCTTAAGTATTGTATATTCTTTTAGTATTTTGAATTTAACGGTCCtgatcacttgattaaaaagatcTGACGATCATAATGGGGATAACCATTaccaaaccaaccaaaaaaagCATACCAAATTATACTTCATTCctgttattatagtatagtatataGATTATTAGAATTCTCATCTCCTAACAGCCAATTATGTAATCTTTTATAATCTTTTAGCCTCGTTAAATTTGTCTTTTAAAACTACGTTTTCCTtatttattcttattcttattatTATATTATCATTTTGCTTCAATTTGAAACAAACTTGTGAACAGTTTTGTTACACAGAGGCAGTGTAACTCAACAAGGACCCAGGGACTAAAGTTATTTGGGACCTGAATCAATATAGTATACGACTAACTACATTTATAAGTACCTTCCCATTGGAGAACTGCACAATTCTGCGGGATGTGGGTAGAAAATGAGAGATGCGTGTTCCGCTACCAGAGGCACGATCATCAGACTTTTGGCTATGACCATGGCTGAACTGTCTTTGTAAAGAAGATTGACTGCTGCTGCTGTCGCTGGTAGATCTCTCTCTCATACAAAGAAGCATTCTACCTACACAGAAGTATTTCCAAACGATTGATTCTTCCCTCATTCATCTGATCACTTAAAACTCAGCTCTTCATGTCGAAGTGTCCAAAGATAATATATGTAGTACATGATAGAGATTATGATAtatcttttctttactttttatGACAAGGAGATTATAATATGTCTATACTATTCATACTTAAATCAGGCAATGACGTATTTCTTTAGTCTGGCATAGGATACATACCAACTATGTCAGTACTGGAGACTCCTTCTGTGCGCTTGATCTGCTTATAGCGACCAGCCTTCTTAGCAAGAGCATAAGCATCAGATCCATCGGGAAGAATACAAGGGTCATCCCCGTGAATGATATAATCAATATTATACTCATCAAACAACTTTTTCATGAAATCTTCAGTTATCGCATAGGGTGCATCAGGTATAACTTCATCTACCCACTTCACAGCGCTAACCATAATCATCCTgtaataaatacaataattaaaTCATTACTACAAAAACGTTCCTATAAGATATTTATAATTTGATCACAAATATGAAATTAGTACACACATATAACAATCAGGGAAACAAAATGCACTTAATAAAAATAATCACATACATAAACCTGAAATATGGGCACTCAACAACATATGCCATGAGAACCTTTAAGTTTCAACACGATACACGGTCACACCTTAATTTTATACTGAATTGAACCTTATGCATTCTTTACCCACATTCAGGAAGATCACCCTAAAATGGATCGTTGCCATGTCTCtgttttatgtatatatatgtcaAACTTCAGTTTGTTAAGTGTTAAACCTTAGTGGTTCATAGTTCATATAATACACATTTCTAATTTAGTTAATGGTTCTAATTTCATTCAAACCCTTCATAGGTCATCAACATCAGTATGATGAAAACTAAAGAACCGCGAAATTTGAGAAAATTATCAGAATTCAGAACCACTGCATAAAAAAGGAAAGAACCTATGGTTCAACAGATCTACAATAAATCCTACTTTCTCTATATACAATAATTGCGGAAATGGGAATGCACACTGCACCTAACAAACAAATTCGACTATTCATGTGTGAGTGTGTATACAAATCTAAAAACTGGGGCACTCAGATAACATACTCATAATTTTATACATACACATACGTAATCCGGATATGAACAATACCAAGAAAACAAATCTGCCAGCTGGGACCCCCCCCCCAccctccccctccctctctcaATACATAAAACAAAAGAAATGACCACACTATCTAAAAACACAACCCAAACCAACAAGAACACAAATCTGACAAAAGGGTAACTAGGAAACacaaaaagaaaatgaagaaacgaAAAAGATGAAACCTTTCATTAAGAGGAGTAACAGGGGGGCCTTTATTAGCAGTAATTTCATCATCACTGACAACCCCAACAACCAATTGATCACCAAGAGCTCTAGCTTGACGCAAAGCATTACAATGACCATAGTGCATCATATCAAAACACCCATCCATGTAAACCCTTATAGGCCCTTTCTTTTTTCTCCTAAAAAAGCCAAGTTCTTGAGGATACAATACATACAACCCTATTGCAGCTGCACCCACTACACCACCCATAACCCATCTTGCTAAAATCTTGGAATTTGAATCAGATTCACCATTCGCCATTGCCCCTTTTGGTTGTTTCTTGTTTTGCCTGAATTTGATTTTTGCTGGTTTTTTACGCTTTCATTGCTTTTTGCATTTTAATGCCTTTTTGTTTGGAGAAGCGAGAATTTTATAGAAGTTGTGTATTTTGGAAATGTTGATTTGATTTAATTACGtaatgatgatttgatgatttaaAATTGAATGTATAAAATTACAGAATGACttgtcaagatatcaaataaatacccagtttgtcttGAATCAACTAAAttgttttcaaattttatttaaataaatcagaataaattttatcaaaagtatcatactgaaaataatttattaaaaaaattatttcagTCTGAGTTAAAGATAAGTTTAAATTATACTAGAGAACTTAAACTATATTACTCGAGAACTGtacaatacttatcgagaagtcatagaGTGACTTATCGAGATTTCCATTCGAGAAGTCTAGTAATGACCTTATTCGAGAAGTGAATCGAGAAGTCATAATAGTTTATCGAGATGTCCCCGAGAAGTCTAATAaaaacttatcgagaactctatcgagaagtcaaaatgacttatcgagatgtcttactcgagaagtccaaaactgacttatcgagaactacttcgagaaatctcaaaatgacttatcgagaagtcatttatacttatcgagaactcagttcgCTATATACTTTTGCAGCTTTTGAGATCTATcatttattaacttcatatattgaCAATATGAATTAACAAAGAGATAGTTTAcctagaatttgaaaaattccaagttgacaattagtaaaatgaaaaataaatatgcaaagaaatctgaaatatttataattcatatttcagttaatttctaattaaatcaaattgatgttaatttattagaaataaatgtgctgcaaaatattagctgagtttttgcctttaggatgaaaaattaagcattccaattttacctagtgaaagtagcttcatccaaaggtttagtaaaaatgtcagctaattatttttctgttggaacaaaaattagctcaatagtaccatttgcagcatgttctctaataaaatggtacctaatatcaatgtgctttgttctaggaatgattaactggataagccacaatagatataacactagtattgtcacacataattggaattttgtgtaacactagaccatagtccattagcgGATTTTTAATCccaagcacttgagcacagcaacttccagcagttatgtattcagcctcagctgtggaagttgacacaatttgttgtttcttgctataccaggatacaagtctttgtccaagaaactgacaacttccactagtactctttctgtcaaccttgcatccaacaaaatctgcatctgtgtatccaacagcttcaaaacctgttcccttaggataccataatctcaagtttggagtcccctttagatatctgaaaattctctttacagccatgaaatgtgattcctttgtattggcttgaaatcttgcacacagacatgttgaaaatatgatgtctagtctactagcagttaaatacaaCAAAGctccaatcattcctctataatctgaaatgtctacactttttcttt carries:
- the LOC141692773 gene encoding ethanolamine-phosphate cytidylyltransferase; the encoded protein is MANGESDSNSKILARWVMGGVVGAAAIGLYVLYPQELGFFRRKKKGPIRVYMDGCFDMMHYGHCNALRQARALGDQLVVGVVSDDEITANKGPPVTPLNERMIMVSAVKWVDEVIPDAPYAITEDFMKKLFDEYNIDYIIHGDDPCILPDGSDAYALAKKAGRYKQIKRTEGVSSTDIVGRMLLCMRERSTSDSSSSQSSLQRQFSHGHSQKSDDRASGSGTRISHFLPTSRRIVQFSNGKGPGPDARIVYIDGAFDLFHAGHVEILRLARALGDFLLVGIHTDQTVSANRGAHRPIMNLHERSLSVLACRYVDEVIIGAPWEVSKDMITTFNISIVVHGTVAEDTDYQKEKRIPYDVPASMGIVKLLDSPLDITTSTIIKRIVSNHEAYQKRNERKAESERRYYEDKSYVSGD